A genomic region of Metopolophium dirhodum isolate CAU chromosome 1, ASM1992520v1, whole genome shotgun sequence contains the following coding sequences:
- the LOC132937161 gene encoding uncharacterized protein LOC132937161, producing MSATEGETKDQTLTTPPNNSTDDEDITFNFFCDIVKQLILKRNDIGDACVLSSWLRVLEQNKNKVVRNEYIKLMTLALQYPDPICPFKDPPPETIDPLENGVIDMARKFLKKEGTATCVGVNEEVHYPTISTAMSYDKRQYASYQVIPNVGVQCYYAFSDEPMYNWNLSSQVSVPKGGPHATDTDWERALAGIQSQLHKPSTDKVQIPNARKNASNKDDESEVKSLISGSRVSRKKSDKLKESEQETPDICNVMYIEQQNRNVTEVFEWNDASLLTGDIRLGAEMCSDRKVDAQFKTQIELDKEAFNAYDKLYPGDFIIDVEQSVINDIIPIKTNVVTEAGDKKTICKDQEQQQQQPSAHNGDGCGGARKKQRECPRPKLCTIRQSAGHGNVKPPLEERRTVVEKSPLDHHRRRISELTLQLAALNSTDDCRGGSIDPPEKLPSTADGHPAAPSGRRNRGDDDHNCGRGGADARPAWSTESRAERQLDSGLLFKRSELRSMLDFTGECFEEVSSMLRSQRKDPKSVVSLAQVYGRSSNSRDGESDGA from the exons atgagtgCCACCGAGGGTGAAACCAAAGATCAAACTTTAACAACACCTCCCAATAATTCAACGGATGATGAagatattacttttaattttttttgcgaTATAGTTAAGCAATTGATTTTAAAACGTAATGATATCGgag atGCTTGTGTATTATCAAGCTGGTTGAGAGTGttggaacaaaataaaaataaagttgttcgaaatgaatatataaaactCATGACGTTGGCATTGCAATATCCAGATCCAATCTGTCCATTTAAAGACCCTCCTCCCGAGACAATTGATCCCTTGGAAAATGGA GTGATCGACATGGCAAGAAAATTTTTAAAGAAAGAAGGTACTGCAACGTGTGTTGGAGTTAATGAAGAGGTCCATTATCCAACAATTAGTACAGCAATGTCCTACGACAAACGCCAATATGCTTCATATCAAGTTATACCGAACGTGGGTGTTCAGTGTTATTACGCCTTTTCAGACGAACCAATGTACAATTGGAATTTATCTTCACAAGTATCAGTCCCTAAAGGTGGACCACACGCCACGGACACTGATTGGGAAAGAGCATTAGCGGGTATTCAATCCCAATTGCACAAACCGAGCACAGACAAAGTACAAATTCCGAACGCCCGAAAAAATGCAAGCAATAAAGA TGACGAAAGCGAAGTCAAGTCATTGATTTCTGGCAGCAGGGTATCTAGGAAAAA gtccgataaattaaaagaaagcGAGCAGGAGACTCCAGATATTTGCAATGTAATGTACATAGAACAACAAAACCGAAATGTGACTGAAGTATTCGAATGGAATGATGCTAGTTTATTAACTGGAGATATAAGACTTGGCGCAGAAATGTGTTCCGATCGCAAAGTTGATGCTCAATTTAAGACACAAATAGAACTCGACAAAGAAGCATTTAATGCCTACGATAAACTTTATCCCGGCGATTTCATAATAGACGTAGAGCAGTCGGTTATCAACGATATAATTCCAATTAAAACAAACGTTGTTACGGAAGCCGGCGATAAaa AAACGATCTGCAAAGACCAagaacaacaacagcaacagccGTCGGCACATAACGGCGATGGTTGCGGTGGCGCGAGAAAAAAGCAACGCGAGTGCCCGCGGCCGAAATTGTGCACGATACGGCAGAGCGCAGGCCACGGGAACGTCAAACCGCCGCTTGAAGAACGCCGGACCGTAGTCGAGAAGTCGCCGTTGGACCATCATCGTCGACGGATTTCCGAACTGACGCTCCAACTGGCCGCGCTAAATTCCACCGACGACTGCAGAGGCGGCAGCATCGATCCGCCGGAGAAACTTCCGTCCACCGCAGACGGCCACCCCGCCGCGCCGTCCGGACGTCGTAACCGGGGCGACGACGACCACAACTGCGGCCGCGGTGGTGCTGACGCAAGACCGGCGTGGTCCACCGAATCGCGCGCCGAACGGCAATTGGACAGCGGCTTGCTGTTCAAGAGATCGGAACTGCGGAGCATGCTCGACTTCACCGGTGAGTGTTTCGAGGAGGTGAGCTCAATGCTGCGGAGCCAACGAAAGGACCCAAAGAGCGTGGTCAGTCTGGCCCAGGTGTACGGGAGGTCCTCGAACAGTCGCGACGGCGAGTCTGACGGCGCGTAA